The stretch of DNA AGGCCCATTTGCTTTCACTGGTGCTTTTGCGGGTTCGAATCTTCGCCACCCTGCGTGGCTCGTCGGCGCGAATGCCGGTCATCATGTCCACCGGCGACTCCTCGGTCGAAAGGCCCAGGCTGCGCAGGTACTTGTGGATGATGCGGATCTTCAGGTCGATGGTGCAGAATCTGGTCACAGGGTTGGGCAAGTACTTCCGTTTTCTGATCAGGGCTTCGAACGGCTCTCCCTGGCGGCTGGCGGTGTGGTAATCCACCACCGCAAACCCTGTGTCATCGTCGCGAAACTCCAGCCAGATAATGCGTACCGCCCACCGATCTGCGCACGCACGGACAAATTCCAGCGTGGCGGGATGCTCTTTGCCGGTGTTGGCAAAAATTATCAGCAGGTATTTAGCAATGTCCTCTGCCGTGTTATGCAGAAGCACCATGAACAGCATGTAGGCACTGGTCCGGCCGCCGGAGAAGCTGACAACGGTAGTCCCCCGAAGTCGGTAGTGATTCATGGGTTTTCTCCAGGCACAAGAAAGGCGCCCGTAGGCGCCTGGTGGTGTTGCTGGTTGCTGTGTCAGCCGGCTTTCTGCAACTGGACG from Pseudomonas sp. NC02 encodes:
- a CDS encoding phosphoadenosine phosphosulfate reductase family protein encodes the protein MNHYRLRGTTVVSFSGGRTSAYMLFMVLLHNTAEDIAKYLLIIFANTGKEHPATLEFVRACADRWAVRIIWLEFRDDDTGFAVVDYHTASRQGEPFEALIRKRKYLPNPVTRFCTIDLKIRIIHKYLRSLGLSTEESPVDMMTGIRADEPRRVAKIRTRKSTSESKWASMAMPLADAGVGVQDVTDFWASQTFDLMLPTINGRTLEGNCDLCFLKGAKQVYSIIASDRDEPIRKGDWWARMESSVVSGGKFTGDGDRFRSDRPSYQQMIDYSDTQFDMFADHDEAIDCFCGD